One window of the Balaenoptera ricei isolate mBalRic1 chromosome X, mBalRic1.hap2, whole genome shotgun sequence genome contains the following:
- the LAS1L gene encoding ribosomal biogenesis protein LAS1L isoform X3, whose translation MDRVWSAWCGKCVKEKGSPPLWAQRIVVAWLSRAEWDQVTVYLFSDDHKLQRYALNRITVWRSRLGNELPLAVASTADLVRCKLMDVTGGLGTDELRLLYGMALVRFVNLISERKTKFAKLPLKFLAQEVNIPDWIVELRHELTHKKMPHINDCRRGCYFVLDWLQKTYWCRQLENSLRETWELEEDREQTDEEDQEEDKNIVIDDITEQKPEPKDEEKGAEPKNEEQGAEPKDEEKGAELGVKADGDSEGNKEVDPHWQKAVRHKELYERARELLVSYEEEQFKVLEKFRYLPQAIKAWNNLSPPVECILAELKGITWENREALLDAFLDDGFLIPTFEQLAALQLDYEDGQTEVQRGEGTDPKSHKNVDLNDVLVPKPFSQFWQPLLRGLHSQTFTQALLERMLSELPALGDTGIRPTYILRWTIELIVANTKTGRNARRFSASQWEARKNWRLFNCSASLDWPQVVESCLGSPCWASPQLLQLIFKAMGQVLPDEEQEKLLRICSIYTQSGENNLAQEGSEASPIGKSPYTLDSLYWSLKPAGSSSGPEGEAQQQEEQGSVNDAKEDEKENQEALEDQVEEDDEEEEEEENDQKWEEEEEGDDDDDDDDDDDDDDDDYEDYEEEDRMEVGPFSMEEESPTAENARLLAQKRRALEGSAWQVSSEDVRWDTFPLGRMPGQTEDPSELMLENYDTMYLLDQPVLDQRLEPPACKTGTLGLSCSIGSGNCSSSSNDSGNLDGLLWSQGQLHGLKSGLQLF comes from the exons ATGGATCGCGTGTGGAGTGCGTGGTGCGGGAAGTGCGTCAAAGAGAAAGGGTCGCCGCCACTCTGGGCCCAGCGCATCGTGGTCGCCTGGCTCAGTAGGGCCGAGTGGGATCAGGTGACGGTGTATCTGTTCTCTGACGACCATAAATTGCAGCGGTACGCGCTGAACCGCATCACCGTGTGGAGGAGCAG GTTAGGCAACGAACTCCCCCTGGCAGTGGCTTCTACTGCTGACCTGGTACGCTGTAAGCTCATGGATGTAACTGGTGGCTTGGGCACTGATGAACTTAGACTGCTCTATGGCATGGCATTGGTCAG GTTTGTGAACCTTATCTCGGAGAGGAAGACAAAGTTTGCCAAGCTCCCTCTCAAGTTCCTGGCTCAGGAG GTGAACATTCCGGATTGGATTGTTGAACTTCGCCATGAGTTGACCCACAAGAAAATGCCCCATATAAATGACTGCCGCAGGG GCTGTTACTTTGTCCTGGATTGGCTCCAGAAGACCTACTGGTGCCGTCAACTGGAGAACAGCCTAAGAGAGACCTGGGAGTTGGAGGAGGACAGGGAACAGACAGATGAAGAAGACCAAGAGGAAGATAAGAACATTGTCATTGATGACATCACAGAACAGAAACCAGAGCCTAAGGATGAGGAGAAAGGTGCAGAGCCTAAGAATGAGGAGCAAGGTGCAGAGCCTAAGGATGAGGAGAAAGGTGCAGAGCTGGGTGTCAAGGCTGATGGAGACAGCGAAGGCAACAAAGAGGTTGATCCACATTGGCAAAAGGCTGTGAGACATAAAGAGTTGTATG AAAGAGCCCGAGAACTGCTGGTATCCTATGAAGAGGAGCAGTTTAAG GTGCTGGAGAAATTTAGGTATTTACCTCAGGCCATTAAGGCGTGGAATAACCTGTCCCCACCTGTAGAATGCATCCTGGCAGAGCTCAAGGGCATTACATGGGAGAACAG GGAGGCTCTGCTAGATGCTTTTCTGGATGACGGCTTTCTCATCCCCACATTTGAACAGTTGGCAGCTTTGCAGTTAGACTATGAAG ATGGGcagactgaggtccagagaggggaaggtactgacccaaagtcacaca AAAACGTGGACTTGAATGACGTCCTGGTGCCAAAGCCGTTCTCTCAATTCTGGCAGCCCCTGCTCAGGGGCCTGCACTCCCAGACCTTCACGCAGGCCCTGCTGGAAAGGATGCTCTCTGAGCTGCCAGCCTTGGGGGACACCGGGATCCGGCCCACCTACATCCTCAGATGGACCATTGAACTGATCGTGGCTAACACCAAAACTG gaCGGAACGCCCGCCGGTTTTCTGCAAGCCAGTGGGAAGCGAGGAAGAACTGGAGGCTATTCAACTGCTCTGCCTCCCTTGACTGGCCCCAGGTGGTTGAGTCCTGCTTGGGCTCACCTTGCTGGGCCAGCCCCCAACTCCTTCAGCT CATCTTCAAAGCCATGGGGCAGGTCCTGCCAGACGAGGAGCAGGAGAAGCTGCTGCGCATCTGTTCCATTTATACCCAGAGTGGAGAAAACAACCTGGCGCAGGAGGGCTCAGAGGCTTCCCCCATTGGGAAGTCTCCATACACACTGGACAGCCTATACTGGAGCCTCAAACCAGCTGGCTCGAGCTCTGGACCTGAAGGAGAAGCCCAGCAACAGGAGGAACAGGGCAGCGTTAATGATGCCAAGGAAGATGAGAAGGAGAATCAAGAGGCCTTGGAAGACCAGGTGGAAGAGgatgatgaagaggaggaggaagaggaaaatgaccagaagtgggaggaggaggaggaaggtgatgatgatgacgacgacGACGATGACGACGATGATGATGACGACGACTACGAAGATTATGAGGAGGAAGACAGGATGGAAGTGGGGCCTTTCTCTATGGAAGAAGAGTCCCCCACTGCTGAGAATGCCAGGCTCCTGGCCCAGAAAAGAAGAGCTTTGGAGGGCTCTGCATGGCAAGTTAGCTCAG AAGATGTACGATGGGACACTTTCCCCTTAGGCCGAATGCCAGGTCAGACCGAGGACCCATCAGAGCTTATGCTGGAGAATTATGACACCATGTATCTTTTGGACCAGCCTGTACTAGACCAGCGGCTGGAACCCCCAGCATGCAAGACTGG
- the LAS1L gene encoding ribosomal biogenesis protein LAS1L isoform X8, producing the protein MKEPENCWYPMKRSSLREALLDAFLDDGFLIPTFEQLAALQLDYEENVDLNDVLVPKPFSQFWQPLLRGLHSQTFTQALLERMLSELPALGDTGIRPTYILRWTIELIVANTKTGRNARRFSASQWEARKNWRLFNCSASLDWPQVVESCLGSPCWASPQLLQLIFKAMGQVLPDEEQEKLLRICSIYTQSGENNLAQEGSEASPIGKSPYTLDSLYWSLKPAGSSSGPEGEAQQQEEQGSVNDAKEDEKENQEALEDQVEEDDEEEEEEENDQKWEEEEEGDDDDDDDDDDDDDDDDYEDYEEEDRMEVGPFSMEEESPTAENARLLAQKRRALEGSAWQVSSEDVRWDTFPLGRMPGQTEDPSELMLENYDTMYLLDQPVLDQRLEPPACKTGTLGLSCSIGSGNCSSSSNDSGNLDGLLWSQGQLHGLKSGLQLF; encoded by the exons ATG AAAGAGCCCGAGAACTGCTGGTATCCTATGAAGAGGAGCAGTTTAAG GGAGGCTCTGCTAGATGCTTTTCTGGATGACGGCTTTCTCATCCCCACATTTGAACAGTTGGCAGCTTTGCAGTTAGACTATGAAG AAAACGTGGACTTGAATGACGTCCTGGTGCCAAAGCCGTTCTCTCAATTCTGGCAGCCCCTGCTCAGGGGCCTGCACTCCCAGACCTTCACGCAGGCCCTGCTGGAAAGGATGCTCTCTGAGCTGCCAGCCTTGGGGGACACCGGGATCCGGCCCACCTACATCCTCAGATGGACCATTGAACTGATCGTGGCTAACACCAAAACTG gaCGGAACGCCCGCCGGTTTTCTGCAAGCCAGTGGGAAGCGAGGAAGAACTGGAGGCTATTCAACTGCTCTGCCTCCCTTGACTGGCCCCAGGTGGTTGAGTCCTGCTTGGGCTCACCTTGCTGGGCCAGCCCCCAACTCCTTCAGCT CATCTTCAAAGCCATGGGGCAGGTCCTGCCAGACGAGGAGCAGGAGAAGCTGCTGCGCATCTGTTCCATTTATACCCAGAGTGGAGAAAACAACCTGGCGCAGGAGGGCTCAGAGGCTTCCCCCATTGGGAAGTCTCCATACACACTGGACAGCCTATACTGGAGCCTCAAACCAGCTGGCTCGAGCTCTGGACCTGAAGGAGAAGCCCAGCAACAGGAGGAACAGGGCAGCGTTAATGATGCCAAGGAAGATGAGAAGGAGAATCAAGAGGCCTTGGAAGACCAGGTGGAAGAGgatgatgaagaggaggaggaagaggaaaatgaccagaagtgggaggaggaggaggaaggtgatgatgatgacgacgacGACGATGACGACGATGATGATGACGACGACTACGAAGATTATGAGGAGGAAGACAGGATGGAAGTGGGGCCTTTCTCTATGGAAGAAGAGTCCCCCACTGCTGAGAATGCCAGGCTCCTGGCCCAGAAAAGAAGAGCTTTGGAGGGCTCTGCATGGCAAGTTAGCTCAG AAGATGTACGATGGGACACTTTCCCCTTAGGCCGAATGCCAGGTCAGACCGAGGACCCATCAGAGCTTATGCTGGAGAATTATGACACCATGTATCTTTTGGACCAGCCTGTACTAGACCAGCGGCTGGAACCCCCAGCATGCAAGACTGG
- the LAS1L gene encoding ribosomal biogenesis protein LAS1L isoform X6 produces MDRVWSAWCGKCVKEKGSPPLWAQRIVVAWLSRAEWDQVTVYLFSDDHKLQRYALNRITVWRSRLGNELPLAVASTADLVRCKLMDVTGGLGTDELRLLYGMALVRFVNLISERKTKFAKLPLKFLAQEVNIPDWIVELRHELTHKKMPHINDCRRGCYFVLDWLQKTYWCRQLENSLRETWELEEDREQTDEEDQEEDKNIVIDDITEQKPEPKDEEKGAEPKNEEQGAEPKDEEKGAELGVKADGDSEGNKEVDPHWQKAVRHKELYERARELLVSYEEEQFKVLEKFRYLPQAIKAWNNLSPPVECILAELKGITWENREALLDAFLDDGFLIPTFEQLAALQLDYEDGQTEVQRGEGTDPKSHKNVDLNDVLVPKPFSQFWQPLLRGLHSQTFTQALLERMLSELPALGDTGIRPTYILRWTIELIVANTKTGRNARRFSASQWEARKNWRLFNCSASLDWPQVVESCLGSPCWASPQLLQLAYRVEAAGLGEVWTTEIFSQPRHTRGMRHMPAVTAAHLASSKPWGRSCQTRSRRSCCASVPFIPRVEKTTWRRRAQRLPPLGSLHTHWTAYTGASNQLARALDLKEKPSNRRNRAALMMPRKMRRRIKRPWKTRWKRMMKRRRKRKMTRSGRRRRKVMMMTTTTMTTMMMTTTTKIMRRKTGWKWGLSLWKKSPPLLRMPGSWPRKEELWRALHGKLAQKMYDGTLSP; encoded by the exons ATGGATCGCGTGTGGAGTGCGTGGTGCGGGAAGTGCGTCAAAGAGAAAGGGTCGCCGCCACTCTGGGCCCAGCGCATCGTGGTCGCCTGGCTCAGTAGGGCCGAGTGGGATCAGGTGACGGTGTATCTGTTCTCTGACGACCATAAATTGCAGCGGTACGCGCTGAACCGCATCACCGTGTGGAGGAGCAG GTTAGGCAACGAACTCCCCCTGGCAGTGGCTTCTACTGCTGACCTGGTACGCTGTAAGCTCATGGATGTAACTGGTGGCTTGGGCACTGATGAACTTAGACTGCTCTATGGCATGGCATTGGTCAG GTTTGTGAACCTTATCTCGGAGAGGAAGACAAAGTTTGCCAAGCTCCCTCTCAAGTTCCTGGCTCAGGAG GTGAACATTCCGGATTGGATTGTTGAACTTCGCCATGAGTTGACCCACAAGAAAATGCCCCATATAAATGACTGCCGCAGGG GCTGTTACTTTGTCCTGGATTGGCTCCAGAAGACCTACTGGTGCCGTCAACTGGAGAACAGCCTAAGAGAGACCTGGGAGTTGGAGGAGGACAGGGAACAGACAGATGAAGAAGACCAAGAGGAAGATAAGAACATTGTCATTGATGACATCACAGAACAGAAACCAGAGCCTAAGGATGAGGAGAAAGGTGCAGAGCCTAAGAATGAGGAGCAAGGTGCAGAGCCTAAGGATGAGGAGAAAGGTGCAGAGCTGGGTGTCAAGGCTGATGGAGACAGCGAAGGCAACAAAGAGGTTGATCCACATTGGCAAAAGGCTGTGAGACATAAAGAGTTGTATG AAAGAGCCCGAGAACTGCTGGTATCCTATGAAGAGGAGCAGTTTAAG GTGCTGGAGAAATTTAGGTATTTACCTCAGGCCATTAAGGCGTGGAATAACCTGTCCCCACCTGTAGAATGCATCCTGGCAGAGCTCAAGGGCATTACATGGGAGAACAG GGAGGCTCTGCTAGATGCTTTTCTGGATGACGGCTTTCTCATCCCCACATTTGAACAGTTGGCAGCTTTGCAGTTAGACTATGAAG ATGGGcagactgaggtccagagaggggaaggtactgacccaaagtcacaca AAAACGTGGACTTGAATGACGTCCTGGTGCCAAAGCCGTTCTCTCAATTCTGGCAGCCCCTGCTCAGGGGCCTGCACTCCCAGACCTTCACGCAGGCCCTGCTGGAAAGGATGCTCTCTGAGCTGCCAGCCTTGGGGGACACCGGGATCCGGCCCACCTACATCCTCAGATGGACCATTGAACTGATCGTGGCTAACACCAAAACTG gaCGGAACGCCCGCCGGTTTTCTGCAAGCCAGTGGGAAGCGAGGAAGAACTGGAGGCTATTCAACTGCTCTGCCTCCCTTGACTGGCCCCAGGTGGTTGAGTCCTGCTTGGGCTCACCTTGCTGGGCCAGCCCCCAACTCCTTCAGCT TGCCTACAGAGTGGAAGCTGCTGGTCTTGGAGAAGTCTGGACCACAGAGATCTTCTCCCAACCCAGGCATACCAGAGGGATGCGACACATGCCAGCAGTAACAGCGGCTCACTTGG CATCTTCAAAGCCATGGGGCAGGTCCTGCCAGACGAGGAGCAGGAGAAGCTGCTGCGCATCTGTTCCATTTATACCCAGAGTGGAGAAAACAACCTGGCGCAGGAGGGCTCAGAGGCTTCCCCCATTGGGAAGTCTCCATACACACTGGACAGCCTATACTGGAGCCTCAAACCAGCTGGCTCGAGCTCTGGACCTGAAGGAGAAGCCCAGCAACAGGAGGAACAGGGCAGCGTTAATGATGCCAAGGAAGATGAGAAGGAGAATCAAGAGGCCTTGGAAGACCAGGTGGAAGAGgatgatgaagaggaggaggaagaggaaaatgaccagaagtgggaggaggaggaggaaggtgatgatgatgacgacgacGACGATGACGACGATGATGATGACGACGACTACGAAGATTATGAGGAGGAAGACAGGATGGAAGTGGGGCCTTTCTCTATGGAAGAAGAGTCCCCCACTGCTGAGAATGCCAGGCTCCTGGCCCAGAAAAGAAGAGCTTTGGAGGGCTCTGCATGGCAAGTTAGCTCAG AAGATGTACGATGGGACACTTTCCCCTTAG